The Streptomyces sp. NL15-2K genome contains a region encoding:
- a CDS encoding flavin reductase family protein: MADMDAFIGRLNPDMCVVTAAAHGERAGCLVGFASQCSIHPLRFVVWLSKANHTYRVARSARYLAVHLLTAEQRALAELFGANTGDRTDKFAHVRRREDYGGAVVLEDAAAWFVGSVELRADAGDHVGHVLDPVAWGEREGADGGPLLRLDDARGIAPGHPVD, translated from the coding sequence ATGGCGGACATGGACGCGTTCATCGGCCGGCTGAACCCGGACATGTGCGTGGTGACCGCCGCCGCGCACGGTGAGCGGGCGGGCTGTCTGGTCGGGTTCGCCTCCCAGTGCTCCATCCATCCCCTGCGGTTCGTCGTGTGGCTGTCCAAGGCGAACCACACCTACCGGGTGGCGCGGTCCGCCCGGTACCTCGCAGTGCATCTGCTCACCGCCGAACAGCGTGCGCTGGCCGAGCTGTTCGGCGCGAACACGGGCGACCGGACGGACAAGTTCGCGCACGTCCGCCGGCGGGAGGACTACGGCGGGGCCGTCGTACTCGAGGACGCGGCGGCCTGGTTCGTCGGCAGCGTCGAACTGCGTGCCGACGCGGGCGATCACGTGGGACACGTCCTCGACCCGGTGGCGTGGGGCGAGCGGGAGGGGGCGGACGGCGGACCGCTGCTGCGGCTCGACGACGCTCGCGGCATCGCGCCCGGTCACCCGGTGGACTGA
- a CDS encoding peptidoglycan-binding domain-containing protein, producing MPMPPDREQPYDEPPLEPVRVLRPRRTDALAELIREFQESTGRYDSVALPGPTSGTEDRTQELPPVADHAPDAASGAPRGRVPGLRRFTVAAAVTTAALVGFGCAFLLTDRSDGTSAQASGPTPSAEPTPTASTSPPSGATDPDGPGTLREGDSGAEVTDLQQRLRRIPNVYDDGSTSGSYDTVLTEAVARFQLWYGIRGDETGVYGDDTRLALESRTGAG from the coding sequence ATGCCGATGCCGCCCGACCGTGAGCAGCCGTACGACGAGCCGCCCCTGGAACCGGTGCGGGTGCTGCGCCCGCGCCGCACCGACGCCCTCGCGGAACTCATCCGGGAGTTCCAGGAGAGCACCGGCCGCTACGACTCCGTGGCACTGCCGGGACCAACGTCCGGAACCGAGGACAGGACCCAGGAGCTGCCGCCCGTCGCCGACCACGCGCCTGATGCTGCGAGCGGCGCTCCACGCGGCCGGGTGCCCGGGCTGCGCCGCTTCACCGTCGCCGCCGCCGTGACCACGGCGGCCCTGGTCGGCTTCGGCTGCGCCTTCCTGCTGACCGACCGGAGCGACGGCACCTCCGCGCAGGCCTCCGGCCCGACCCCGTCCGCCGAGCCCACCCCGACCGCCTCCACCTCGCCCCCCTCCGGCGCCACCGACCCCGACGGCCCCGGCACCTTGCGCGAAGGGGACAGCGGCGCCGAGGTGACCGACCTCCAGCAGCGCCTGCGGCGCATCCCGAACGTCTACGACGACGGATCCACCAGCGGCAGCTACGACACCGTCCTGACCGAGGCGGTGGCCCGCTTCCAGCTCTGGTACGGCATCCGCGGCGACGAGACCGGCGTCTACGGCGACGACACCCGGCTCGCCCTGGAGTCCCGCACCGGCGCTGGATGA
- a CDS encoding TetR family transcriptional regulator, with protein sequence MSSSSAAPGRGEKAEASAAKPPMRDALVAAAFQLFLERGYEQTTVDDIVALAGVGRRSFFRYFPSKEDVVFPDHERCLADMTAFLAAGDDTDEPVGRVCDAARLVLKMYAENPTFSVQRYRLTKKVPGLRAYELSVVWRYERALAEYLRGRFAGRRDGTLQADVIAAAVVAAHNNALRSWLRSNGQGDASATVDHALGYVQTAFGASPARAGGERRSGEAEDAEDVMVVVSRRGAPLWRVVQEIESTLGTLGTPGTPGTPGTPGRE encoded by the coding sequence ATGAGCTCCAGCAGCGCGGCGCCCGGTCGCGGCGAGAAGGCGGAGGCGTCGGCCGCGAAGCCGCCCATGCGGGACGCGCTCGTCGCGGCGGCCTTCCAGCTGTTCCTGGAGCGGGGCTACGAGCAGACCACCGTCGACGACATCGTGGCGCTCGCCGGAGTCGGGCGGCGGTCGTTCTTCCGCTACTTCCCCTCGAAGGAGGACGTGGTCTTCCCCGACCACGAGCGGTGCCTGGCCGACATGACTGCCTTCCTGGCCGCCGGCGACGACACCGACGAACCCGTCGGGCGGGTCTGCGACGCGGCCCGGCTGGTGCTGAAGATGTACGCCGAGAATCCGACGTTCTCCGTGCAGCGCTACCGGCTCACCAAAAAGGTGCCCGGCCTGCGCGCGTACGAGCTGTCGGTGGTGTGGCGCTACGAGCGCGCGCTCGCCGAGTACCTGCGGGGTCGGTTCGCCGGCCGGCGCGACGGGACGCTGCAGGCCGACGTGATCGCCGCCGCCGTGGTCGCGGCGCACAACAACGCGCTGCGTTCCTGGCTGCGTTCGAACGGGCAGGGAGACGCGAGCGCCACGGTGGATCACGCGCTGGGGTATGTGCAGACCGCCTTCGGTGCGTCTCCCGCGCGCGCCGGCGGCGAGCGGCGGAGCGGGGAGGCCGAGGACGCCGAGGACGTCATGGTCGTCGTGTCCCGACGCGGAGCACCGCTGTGGCGGGTGGTCCAGGAGATCGAGTCCACGCTCGGAACACTCGGAACACCGGGAACGCCGGGAACGCCGGGAACGCCCGGCCGGGAGTGA
- a CDS encoding OB-fold domain-containing protein has protein sequence MYHPSGSVARQTAGSAAGVLDPRSADPRSGDLGSPGTEAILFQRCTWCGTAMYHRLLCPVCQGSDLRTERSGGTGTVRHSTVVHRNTPAARNVSLIEMAEGFVVRGRVMGPPVGIHSGDRVRLSTAKDPVRGEPVFQLVDEPYRAWS, from the coding sequence GTGTACCACCCCTCAGGAAGCGTTGCTCGTCAGACAGCCGGCTCCGCGGCGGGCGTCCTGGATCCCAGGAGCGCGGATCCCAGGAGCGGGGATCTCGGGAGCCCGGGCACGGAGGCCATCCTCTTCCAGCGCTGCACCTGGTGCGGCACCGCGATGTACCACCGGCTGCTGTGTCCGGTCTGCCAGGGCAGCGACCTGCGCACGGAGCGCAGCGGGGGCACGGGTACGGTCCGCCACTCGACGGTGGTCCACCGCAACACCCCCGCCGCCCGCAACGTGTCCCTGATCGAGATGGCCGAGGGCTTCGTCGTGCGCGGCCGGGTCATGGGCCCGCCCGTGGGCATCCACAGCGGGGACCGGGTCCGGCTGTCCACCGCCAAGGATCCGGTGCGGGGCGAGCCGGTCTTCCAACTGGTCGACGAGCCGTACCGCGCCTGGAGCTGA
- a CDS encoding glycosyl hydrolase family 65 protein codes for MRDWTWKYEDYDPAHERVRESLCTLGNGYFATRGAAPECVADPVHYPGTYVAGCYNRLPSQVAGRQVENEDMVNVPNWLPLRFRAVPGEWFSPDTHKVLDHRQTLDLRTGTLERTVRYEDEDGRRLAVRQLRLVHMADPHLALLRTELTAEGWSGEIEVEAALDGSVTNTGVERYRQLASRHLVHIHAGSADAETAWLRCRTRTSDIRIGLAGRIVVDASAEASTAHEEERAVQLLRIPVADGRPVTVDKTIALHTSHDPAISDPFHAAVDRVRRAPGVEALLASHRAAWKQLWRNAELDVPGDAGPILRLHLFHVLQTLSPHTADLDVGVPARGLHGEAYRGHIFWDELFVLPYLNLHFPEVSRALLSYRHRRLERARFAAADAGQSGAMYPWQSGSDGREETQRLHLNPRSGRWLPDHTLLQHHVNSAIAYNVWQYCEATGDTEFLTTKGAEMLLQIARFWAGLATYDDTLARYRIREVVGPDEYHEAYPHATEPGLDDNAYTNVTAAWTLARARDLLHGLPEPRRRDLFERSGMELDELDVWDAVSRKLYVPFHDGVISQFSGYGDLAELDWQAYRDRYGDIRRLDRILEAEGDTVNRYQASKQADVLMLGYLFSDAELQGLFRRLGYDVDDATWQHTVDYYLARTSHGSTLSSLVHGWVLARSRRAQAWDFVQEALAGDIADLHNGTTGEGVHLGAMAGTLDLVQRGLTGLETRGGALRFDPVPLPKLSEYGFSVRYQGHWGVRLRLQPRRLRITVPQSDQEPITVALADRTVSVAPGESYALTLPD; via the coding sequence ATGCGTGACTGGACCTGGAAGTACGAGGACTACGACCCGGCGCACGAACGGGTGCGCGAGTCCTTGTGCACCCTCGGCAACGGCTACTTCGCCACCCGGGGTGCGGCCCCCGAGTGCGTGGCGGATCCCGTCCACTACCCGGGGACGTACGTGGCCGGCTGCTACAACCGGCTCCCGTCCCAGGTGGCGGGACGCCAGGTCGAGAACGAGGACATGGTCAACGTCCCGAACTGGTTGCCGCTGCGGTTCCGCGCGGTCCCCGGCGAATGGTTCTCGCCCGACACCCACAAGGTTCTCGACCACAGGCAGACCCTGGATCTGCGGACCGGGACCCTGGAGCGCACGGTTCGTTACGAGGACGAGGACGGCCGCCGCCTCGCGGTGCGGCAACTCCGGCTCGTCCATATGGCCGACCCCCATCTGGCCCTGCTGCGGACCGAGCTGACGGCCGAGGGCTGGTCCGGGGAGATCGAGGTCGAGGCCGCGCTCGACGGCTCGGTCACCAACACCGGAGTGGAGCGCTACCGGCAGCTGGCCTCCCGCCACCTCGTCCACATCCACGCCGGCTCCGCGGACGCCGAGACCGCGTGGCTGCGCTGCCGTACCCGGACGTCCGACATCCGCATCGGCCTGGCCGGCCGTATCGTCGTCGACGCGTCGGCCGAGGCCTCCACGGCGCACGAGGAGGAGCGGGCGGTCCAACTGCTGCGGATCCCGGTCGCGGACGGCCGGCCCGTGACCGTCGACAAGACGATCGCCCTGCACACCTCCCACGACCCGGCGATCAGCGACCCCTTTCATGCGGCCGTGGACCGGGTCCGCCGGGCCCCGGGCGTCGAGGCCCTGCTCGCCTCCCACCGCGCGGCCTGGAAGCAGCTGTGGCGCAATGCCGAACTGGACGTGCCCGGCGACGCGGGCCCGATCCTGCGCCTGCACCTCTTCCATGTCCTGCAGACACTCTCCCCGCACACCGCCGACCTGGACGTCGGCGTTCCGGCGCGCGGACTGCACGGCGAGGCCTACCGCGGCCACATCTTCTGGGACGAGCTGTTCGTGCTGCCGTACCTCAACCTGCACTTCCCGGAGGTGTCCCGGGCTCTTCTCAGCTATCGTCACCGCCGCCTGGAGAGGGCCCGCTTCGCCGCAGCCGACGCCGGGCAAAGCGGCGCCATGTATCCGTGGCAGAGCGGCAGCGACGGCCGCGAGGAGACCCAGCGGCTGCACCTCAACCCGCGCTCCGGGCGCTGGCTGCCCGACCACACCCTGCTGCAGCACCACGTGAACTCGGCGATCGCCTACAACGTGTGGCAGTACTGCGAGGCGACCGGCGACACCGAGTTCCTGACCACCAAGGGCGCCGAGATGCTGTTGCAGATCGCCCGGTTCTGGGCCGGTCTGGCCACGTATGACGACACGCTCGCCCGCTACCGGATCCGCGAGGTCGTCGGTCCCGACGAGTACCACGAGGCCTATCCCCATGCGACCGAACCCGGCCTCGACGACAACGCGTACACCAACGTCACCGCCGCCTGGACCCTCGCCCGCGCCCGCGACCTGCTGCACGGACTGCCCGAACCCCGCCGCCGTGATCTGTTCGAACGCTCCGGTATGGAACTGGACGAACTCGACGTCTGGGACGCCGTCTCGCGGAAGCTGTACGTCCCGTTCCACGACGGTGTGATCAGCCAGTTCTCCGGCTACGGCGACCTCGCGGAACTCGACTGGCAGGCCTACCGTGACCGGTACGGCGACATCCGGCGCCTGGACCGGATCCTGGAGGCGGAAGGGGACACCGTCAACCGCTACCAGGCGTCCAAACAGGCCGACGTCCTGATGCTCGGATACCTCTTCTCGGACGCCGAACTCCAGGGGCTGTTCCGGCGGTTGGGGTACGACGTCGACGACGCCACCTGGCAGCACACCGTCGACTACTACCTGGCCCGCACCAGCCACGGTTCCACCCTCAGCAGCCTTGTCCACGGGTGGGTGCTCGCCCGGTCCCGGCGCGCCCAGGCCTGGGACTTCGTGCAGGAGGCGCTGGCCGGTGACATCGCCGACCTGCACAACGGCACCACCGGCGAGGGCGTCCACCTGGGCGCCATGGCAGGCACCCTCGACCTCGTCCAGCGAGGTCTGACCGGTCTGGAGACCCGGGGTGGCGCACTGCGGTTCGATCCCGTACCGCTGCCGAAGCTCTCCGAATACGGGTTCTCCGTCCGCTACCAGGGCCACTGGGGCGTGCGGCTACGGCTGCAGCCGCGCCGGCTGCGCATCACCGTGCCGCAGTCCGACCAGGAGCCGATCACCGTGGCCCTCGCCGATCGCACCGTGTCCGTGGCCCCTGGGGAGTCCTACGCGCTCACCCTGCCCGACTGA
- a CDS encoding ArsB/NhaD family transporter produces MNDWHSWAAVVVFVGAYALIISEKIHRVAVALGGAGLMLAIRATDDKSAFYSEHSGIDWNVIFLLLGMMMIVGVLKKTGMFEYLAIWSVKRARAKPFRVMAMLVVITAFASALLDNVTTVLLIAPVTLLVCERLGLPAAPFLIAEVMASNIGGTATLVGDPPNIIIASRAGLTFNDFLVHLAPISAILLVLLVLMCRVMFRRSFVYDEDRAAEIMELEEREAIRDPRLLAQGLIVLVLVVAGFVLHPFLHYEPSVVALLGAGLLITISSAETTDVLKEVEWPTLAFFAGLFIMIGGLIETGVIGDVSERLTDAIGDNELGGSMTLLSASAVMSGIIDNIPYVATMAPITSDLVQNMGGDGDHVMWWALALGADLGGNATAIGASANVVVLGIAERNRQPISFWQFTKYGLVVTAVTVTVALGYVWLRYFALA; encoded by the coding sequence GTGAACGACTGGCACAGCTGGGCCGCGGTCGTCGTCTTCGTCGGCGCGTACGCCCTGATCATCAGCGAGAAGATCCACCGCGTCGCCGTGGCGCTCGGTGGCGCGGGCCTGATGTTGGCGATCAGGGCGACCGACGACAAGTCGGCCTTCTACTCCGAGCACTCCGGCATCGACTGGAACGTCATCTTCCTGCTGCTGGGCATGATGATGATCGTCGGTGTGCTGAAGAAGACCGGCATGTTCGAGTACCTGGCGATCTGGTCCGTGAAGCGCGCACGGGCCAAACCCTTCCGGGTCATGGCCATGCTCGTCGTCATCACGGCGTTCGCATCCGCCCTGCTGGACAACGTCACCACGGTGCTGCTCATCGCACCCGTGACGCTGCTGGTGTGCGAGCGCCTGGGGCTGCCCGCCGCGCCCTTCCTCATCGCCGAGGTCATGGCCTCGAACATCGGCGGCACCGCGACCCTGGTCGGCGACCCGCCCAACATCATCATCGCCAGCCGCGCCGGCCTCACGTTCAACGACTTCCTGGTCCACCTCGCCCCGATCTCGGCGATCCTGCTCGTCCTCCTCGTCCTGATGTGCCGCGTGATGTTCCGCAGGTCCTTCGTCTACGACGAGGACCGTGCCGCCGAGATCATGGAGCTGGAGGAACGCGAGGCCATCCGCGATCCCCGGCTCCTGGCTCAGGGCCTGATCGTGCTCGTGCTGGTCGTGGCGGGCTTCGTCCTGCACCCTTTCCTGCACTACGAGCCCAGTGTGGTCGCCCTCCTGGGCGCCGGACTGCTCATCACGATCTCCTCGGCGGAAACCACCGACGTCCTGAAGGAAGTCGAGTGGCCCACGCTGGCCTTCTTCGCCGGGCTCTTCATCATGATCGGCGGCCTGATCGAGACCGGTGTGATCGGTGACGTCTCCGAGCGACTGACCGACGCGATCGGGGACAACGAACTCGGCGGCTCCATGACCCTGCTGAGCGCCTCCGCCGTAATGTCCGGCATCATCGACAACATCCCCTACGTCGCCACCATGGCCCCCATCACCAGCGACCTGGTGCAGAACATGGGAGGCGACGGCGACCACGTCATGTGGTGGGCCCTGGCACTGGGAGCGGACCTGGGCGGAAACGCCACCGCGATCGGCGCCAGCGCCAACGTCGTGGTGCTCGGCATCGCCGAACGCAACCGCCAGCCCATCTCCTTCTGGCAGTTCACCAAGTACGGTCTGGTCGTCACCGCCGTCACCGTGACCGTCGCCCTCGGCTATGTGTGGCTGCGCTACTTCGCGCTCGCCTAA
- a CDS encoding IS110 family transposase → MLLIGDDWAEDHHDVEVQDEAGRKLAAARLPEGVEGITKLHELIARHGGEDLDSAGVVVGIETDRGSWVQALIACGYQVYAINPRQAARFKERYASSGAKSDKGDAHALADMVRIDRAQLRPVAGDSEQAQAVKVVARAHQTLIWERTRTFQRLRSTLREYFPAALNAYAGLTLTSTDALELLIKAPTPQAGAKLTRAQITAVLARARRHNRDAKAATIITALRERQLGLPEPVTAAYAATATAHAKLLIALNEQITDLEGQVKAHFLKHPDAEIYLSMPGIAEITGARVLAEFGDDPARYASAKARKNYAGTSPITRASGKSHTVQARYVRNNRLADALQTQAFSALRASPGARRYYDKQRAREAGYNPALRQLGNRLVGILHGCLKTRTLYDEATAWSHHAHTPAT, encoded by the coding sequence TTGCTGCTGATCGGCGATGACTGGGCCGAAGACCACCACGACGTCGAGGTCCAGGACGAGGCGGGCCGGAAACTCGCTGCGGCGAGGCTGCCCGAGGGTGTGGAGGGGATCACGAAGCTGCACGAGCTCATCGCGAGGCACGGCGGCGAGGACCTGGATTCGGCCGGGGTGGTGGTCGGGATCGAGACCGACCGCGGCTCGTGGGTGCAAGCCCTGATCGCCTGCGGCTACCAGGTCTACGCCATCAACCCCCGGCAGGCTGCCCGGTTCAAGGAGCGGTACGCCTCCTCCGGTGCCAAGAGTGACAAGGGCGACGCGCACGCGCTGGCCGACATGGTCCGTATCGACCGGGCCCAGCTGCGGCCGGTGGCGGGAGACAGCGAGCAAGCTCAGGCCGTCAAGGTTGTCGCCCGTGCCCACCAGACACTGATCTGGGAACGCACCCGCACCTTCCAGCGGCTGCGCAGTACGCTGCGCGAGTACTTCCCCGCCGCCCTGAACGCCTACGCGGGTCTCACGCTGACCAGCACGGACGCGCTGGAACTGCTGATCAAGGCGCCCACCCCGCAGGCCGGGGCAAAGCTGACCCGCGCCCAGATCACCGCCGTCCTGGCCCGTGCCCGCCGGCACAACCGTGACGCGAAGGCAGCCACGATCATCACCGCGCTGCGCGAACGGCAGCTGGGCCTGCCCGAGCCGGTCACCGCCGCCTACGCGGCCACCGCCACCGCCCACGCGAAGCTGCTGATCGCGCTGAACGAGCAGATAACCGACCTGGAAGGGCAGGTGAAGGCCCATTTTCTGAAGCACCCGGACGCTGAGATCTACCTCTCGATGCCCGGCATCGCGGAGATCACCGGCGCCCGGGTGCTCGCCGAGTTCGGGGACGACCCCGCCCGCTACGCGTCCGCGAAGGCCCGCAAGAACTACGCCGGCACCAGCCCGATCACCCGGGCTTCCGGCAAGAGCCACACCGTCCAGGCCCGCTACGTCCGCAACAACCGGCTCGCCGACGCGCTGCAGACCCAGGCGTTCTCCGCCCTGCGGGCATCACCCGGCGCCCGTCGCTACTACGACAAGCAACGCGCCCGCGAAGCCGGCTACAACCCCGCCCTGCGGCAGCTCGGCAACCGCCTCGTCGGCATCCTCCACGGATGCCTCAAGACCCGAACCCTCTACGACGAAGCGACCGCCTGGTCACACCACGCCCACACCCCTGCCACTTGA
- a CDS encoding GNAT family N-acetyltransferase, with amino-acid sequence MGPDEPTSAQLWSTGTPTEIVMLDPDGRVVGRLRFRACRTCRAGRILDIWVCEAWRHQGLGRELVHSLLAHRPGYLWTTTSQTPDGRAFFLTMARETAVVFPHGGALCRHLMGPFRRSWRYLLAHWSPRRPRAH; translated from the coding sequence ATGGGTCCGGATGAGCCCACGAGTGCACAGTTGTGGAGTACGGGAACACCGACTGAGATCGTCATGCTCGATCCCGACGGCCGCGTCGTAGGACGGCTGCGTTTCCGTGCCTGCCGGACGTGCCGCGCGGGGCGGATCCTGGACATCTGGGTCTGCGAGGCCTGGCGACATCAGGGGCTGGGACGCGAACTCGTCCATTCTCTCCTCGCCCATCGCCCCGGCTACCTGTGGACCACGACATCGCAGACCCCGGACGGGCGGGCATTCTTCCTGACGATGGCCCGGGAGACCGCGGTGGTGTTCCCCCACGGCGGCGCTTTGTGCCGCCACCTGATGGGGCCGTTCCGGCGATCGTGGCGGTATCTGCTGGCTCATTGGTCGCCCCGCCGGCCTCGCGCCCACTGA
- a CDS encoding CBS domain-containing protein: MRARDLAVEYRTVSVDSDALDAARLMAEHKLPGLLVLDEHGEPKAILPPSQMIKVLVPAYVIEDPTLAAVVDEKHADRLCQALVGRRVGDCLSHKAAPPPIADPDDTALEVAALMAQVRSPLVAVAEKDKAGTHLLGVITASHLLHELLGAVGAVSPE; the protein is encoded by the coding sequence GTGCGCGCCCGTGACCTGGCGGTCGAATACAGAACAGTGAGCGTCGACAGTGACGCCCTGGACGCGGCCCGGCTGATGGCCGAGCACAAGCTGCCCGGCCTCCTGGTACTCGACGAACACGGTGAACCGAAGGCGATTCTGCCCCCCTCCCAGATGATCAAGGTGCTGGTGCCCGCCTACGTGATCGAAGACCCCACCCTCGCCGCGGTCGTCGACGAGAAGCACGCCGACCGGCTCTGCCAGGCACTGGTCGGCCGCCGTGTCGGAGACTGCCTGTCCCACAAGGCGGCCCCGCCGCCGATCGCCGACCCCGACGACACCGCGCTGGAGGTTGCCGCGCTGATGGCGCAGGTGCGCAGCCCGCTGGTGGCGGTGGCGGAGAAGGACAAGGCCGGTACGCACCTGCTGGGTGTGATCACCGCCTCGCACCTGCTGCACGAACTCCTGGGAGCCGTGGGGGCGGTGAGCCCCGAGTAA
- a CDS encoding site-2 protease family protein: protein MNGSVRMGRVLGVPLRLHWTVPLLVVLFGYSLGSQTLPAGVPDRSDATYTLAGLAGALLLLGSLLAHEAAHAVTARRKGIPVQSITLWALGGMTEMGKPRAAGAAFLVAVSGPLTSLVVGAAAFGAGIGLDALSGWEVPAAVLLWLGWVNCFLAVFNLLPAAPLDGGRVVQALMWRRTGDRDRAERAAARSGQVLGILLIAVGWISVLRGVWSGLWLALLGFFVLVVAGAERQRARMAPALRGVRAADAMSTPVETCQDWLTVERCVEDVAARARHSTLPLIDFDGRPSGLLHLPRLARIPAQQRETLRVRDVATPLAQGATCAPDDLLEDVLEKLSPGSGMRILVTDGQRLVGIITARDISRIVQRHAFRGTRSR, encoded by the coding sequence ATGAACGGCTCGGTACGGATGGGACGAGTGCTCGGGGTACCGCTGCGCCTTCACTGGACCGTGCCCCTGCTCGTAGTGCTCTTCGGGTACAGCCTGGGCAGCCAGACGCTCCCCGCCGGGGTTCCGGACCGGTCGGACGCCACCTACACGCTGGCCGGCCTGGCCGGGGCCCTGCTGCTGCTCGGGAGCCTGCTGGCTCATGAAGCCGCGCACGCGGTCACGGCCCGGAGGAAGGGCATCCCGGTCCAGAGCATCACGCTGTGGGCGTTGGGCGGGATGACCGAGATGGGCAAGCCGCGCGCGGCCGGGGCGGCCTTCCTGGTAGCCGTGAGCGGGCCGCTCACCAGCCTGGTCGTCGGTGCGGCGGCGTTCGGGGCGGGCATCGGACTGGACGCCCTCTCCGGCTGGGAGGTTCCCGCAGCGGTCCTGTTGTGGCTCGGCTGGGTGAACTGCTTCCTGGCCGTGTTCAATCTGCTGCCGGCCGCGCCGCTCGACGGAGGACGCGTCGTGCAGGCGCTGATGTGGCGGCGGACCGGAGACCGGGACCGGGCCGAACGGGCGGCCGCACGCAGCGGGCAGGTCCTCGGCATCCTGCTGATCGCCGTCGGATGGATCTCCGTCCTGCGCGGTGTCTGGAGCGGTCTGTGGCTGGCGCTCCTCGGTTTCTTCGTCCTGGTCGTCGCCGGCGCGGAGCGCCAGCGTGCCCGGATGGCCCCGGCGCTGCGCGGAGTGCGCGCGGCCGACGCCATGTCGACGCCCGTGGAGACCTGCCAGGACTGGCTGACCGTGGAACGCTGCGTCGAGGACGTGGCCGCACGGGCCCGCCACTCCACGCTGCCCCTGATCGACTTCGACGGACGCCCCAGTGGCCTGCTGCACCTGCCACGGCTCGCGCGGATCCCCGCGCAGCAGCGGGAGACACTGCGGGTGCGGGATGTGGCGACGCCGCTGGCGCAGGGCGCCACGTGCGCGCCGGACGACCTCCTGGAAGACGTACTCGAAAAGCTCTCCCCGGGCAGCGGCATGCGCATCCTCGTCACCGACGGGCAGCGTCTGGTGGGCATCATCACCGCGCGTGACATCTCCCGGATCGTCCAGCGCCACGCATTTCGCGGCACGCGGAGCCGGTGA
- a CDS encoding TrkA family potassium uptake protein: protein MASHLHSLRRRRGRRPAEHAAASGRGDQRVAVIGLGRFGSSLGHELMRRGWDVLGVDTDALLVQRLSDDLTHTAVADCTDPEVLRQLGVHEFSSAVVGIGTDVEASILIASNLLEAEVPNIWAKAISRQHGRILERLGVHHVVLPEHEMGERVAHLVTGRMLDFIEFDDDYALVKTVAPAVVTGMPLGESQVRRRYGVTVVGIKRPGEGFTYATAETVLEKGDVIVVTGKIHDVESFAELS, encoded by the coding sequence TTGGCTAGCCATCTGCACTCTCTGCGCCGTCGTCGCGGCAGGCGCCCCGCCGAGCACGCCGCCGCCTCCGGTCGCGGTGACCAGCGCGTGGCCGTGATCGGTCTCGGCCGCTTCGGCAGCTCGCTGGGCCATGAGCTGATGCGGCGCGGCTGGGACGTTCTCGGCGTCGACACCGACGCGCTTCTGGTCCAGCGGTTGAGCGACGATCTCACCCATACGGCCGTTGCCGACTGCACCGACCCCGAGGTGCTGCGTCAGCTCGGCGTGCACGAGTTCAGCAGCGCCGTGGTCGGCATCGGCACCGACGTCGAGGCCAGCATCCTCATCGCCTCCAACCTGCTGGAGGCGGAGGTGCCCAACATCTGGGCCAAGGCCATCAGCCGCCAGCACGGCCGGATCCTCGAACGCCTCGGCGTACACCATGTCGTTCTGCCCGAGCACGAGATGGGCGAGCGCGTCGCCCACCTGGTCACCGGCCGGATGCTCGACTTCATCGAGTTCGACGACGACTACGCCCTGGTGAAGACCGTCGCTCCGGCCGTCGTCACCGGCATGCCGCTCGGTGAGAGCCAGGTGCGTCGCAGGTACGGGGTGACGGTCGTCGGCATCAAGCGGCCGGGCGAGGGCTTCACCTACGCCACCGCCGAGACGGTCCTGGAGAAGGGCGATGTCATCGTCGTCACCGGCAAGATCCACGATGTCGAGTCCTTCGCCGAACTCAGCTGA